In Anseongella ginsenosidimutans, one genomic interval encodes:
- the sprA gene encoding cell surface protein SprA, with protein MIPKLEVRGEAFDRLFGGNFVDIRPQGLAEVTFGGQFNNNANPLFNERQRRQGSFSFDQNIQMNLVGNIGEKLRVTTNYNSQAQFDFENQIKFEYTGYEDEIIRKIEVGQVNLPINGSLITGYQSLFGVKTQLQFGKLGVTTVFSQQKSQTKEIILNNGAQVNEFKIRADEYEANKHYFLAQFFRENYNRSLANLPFINSGVVINKIEVWVTNKTNNFTNARDIIAFLDLGENDPYNTIFTGGSSYTRFPSAFTNPSFPRPSNNLLEIIPPGSRNSNDNSIAGFFAGSGASDNYVKLTYARQLNSTEYSLHPTLGYISLNQPLNADEVLAVAFRYTVNGVEYQVGEFSTDIPNDPNSPTVLYTKLLKNETLKTNLPTWDLMMKNIYSLQAFQVEQQDFRLDVFRLDESTGVEQPVIAEGSRTAGRPFLQLVNLDRINGQQAPQPDGVFDFLRDITIDPVNGRIIFPVVEPFGEDLARQFAPGETALINKYVFTELYDSTRYVAEQAAEVNKYYFKGTYRSGSGSEFSLNAINVPQGSVVVTAGTTPLIEGVDYTVDYNLGRVRILNEAILNSGMPVSIKLESNELFGLQSKTLFGTRLDYQVNDKLVFGGTFMNLKERPLTPKVNVGEEAISNTIWGADASYRSDSRWLTKMVDKLPLLETRQPSTITFDAEFAHLVPGHARSLNVAGSSGGVSYIDDFETSRSIIDLKNATNWYISSTPSLFPEATASNDLSYGFNRALLAYYNIDPIFYNKNSNLNPDNIRNNKEVLSNHYVREVLEREVFPNKESISSQPNVISTLNLTFYPDTRGPYNYTTAGLNPDGTFINPTSKWGGIMRRIETSDFESLNVEFVEFWMLDPFLDEPGAEGGDLYFNLGNVSEDILKDGRKSLENALPVDGSADDVDQTIWGKIGRTQPVTDAFDNNPDARRRQDVGLDGLNSQEEMDFYQGFLQQLQAVLPSGSPGLESVLNDPSSDDYEYYRGGAQDEKNAYILERYQRYNGMEGNSKTAQQSVEDFGVENSASTPLPDAEDINRDNNSSQAESYYQYKVSVRPEDMEVGRNYITDKVTSQVKLVNGKTQEVTWYQFKIPLRQYTSMVGGMEDFKTIRFIRMFMTGFQDTTILRMARLQLLRGEWRRFNSENSLSRQLKDPDLPDNAIDNSVLDVSTINIEENGNRQPIPYVLPPGIEQERVATSFRENVRQNEQSLVLDVKELADGFAQAAFKNIEFDFRSYKNLQMFIHAEGDQLMNGDVTAFIRLGTDYQDNYYEYEIPMQITPPGTTDRSLIWPSANELNIRFEQLIDAKLSREDARWPVNEPFYVNDGNNRITVEGQPDLSKIRVIMIGVRNRLQKPTNPGDDGLPKTAQLWVNELRLSGFDEEGGWAASARLNAQLADFANITLSGSKSTFGFGSLERQVGQLNRFDNSQFDMASSFEIGKFFPDSLGVKIPMYVSYSQDVRRPEYNPLSPDILLKDALDRLSGSRKDSLLKITDDVVTRKSINFTNVRKLRLDPEAKPHFYDLENFSLTYAFSEFKQEGFTLANSLNKTYKAALAYNFQGTPKNIRPFSNLFKGKALGFLGDFNFTPLPSVVDFRIDMDRYYSENTIRAAEPGSYFSTPTTYFKNFQITRLYGLRWDLASSLQLDYTASNISIVDEPDGPITDATRDIIMSNLKKLGRNTDFSQALNLTYSVPVSKLPYLDWVNLNTRYSVQYNWQSEPLATLLNDTISLGNTIRNERQIQLNPQINLERLYEKFGLRPRRPARNSRADSVQRGGSGGGAGQFFLGLLTSLKNISGSYSIAQGTFLPGYLPGTNLFGLDLDRSAPGLGFILGSQKDIRFKAARNGWLTRDDNLNSLYYKTRREDLNLRALIEPFPDFRIEVTGLRTFSSNTQSNFRFDQDNNTFREFSPVTTGNFNISTIALKTAFKKERGITNYSELFEAFKANRLTVSRRLGAANPYSQGLDSAGYAEGYGATSQQVLVNAFLSAYLGKDASNMSLDQFPNIPLPNWNVTYNGLSRLPFFSELFSSVIINHGYQSTYSIANYNSLLQFRKDQNGVGFEKDIQQNFYPEFQLNYVNIAENFVPLIGADMRFKNNVTANFEYRKGRSLSFSLANSQLAQQREQTIVGGLGYRTTRFRLPFALFGQSQLNNDLLFKLDVALRSDRLLIYRLGEEDAQVAGGTKTFSVRPSIDYMVNQRFNLRLFFDHNVTRPETSNSYRTAYSNFGINLRFNIGG; from the coding sequence ATGATTCCCAAGCTCGAAGTCAGGGGAGAAGCATTTGACCGGCTGTTCGGCGGCAATTTCGTGGACATCCGGCCACAGGGCCTGGCCGAGGTAACCTTCGGCGGGCAGTTCAATAATAACGCCAACCCTCTTTTCAATGAGCGGCAGCGGCGCCAGGGCAGCTTCAGTTTCGACCAGAATATCCAGATGAACCTGGTGGGGAATATCGGGGAGAAACTGCGCGTGACCACTAATTACAATAGCCAGGCGCAATTTGACTTTGAGAACCAGATAAAGTTCGAATATACCGGGTACGAGGATGAGATCATCCGCAAGATCGAAGTCGGACAGGTGAATCTTCCAATTAACGGGAGCCTGATCACGGGTTACCAGTCTTTATTCGGGGTGAAAACCCAGCTGCAGTTTGGCAAACTGGGCGTTACTACCGTGTTTTCCCAGCAGAAAAGCCAGACAAAGGAAATTATCCTTAACAACGGAGCGCAGGTGAACGAGTTCAAGATCCGGGCCGATGAGTACGAGGCAAACAAGCATTATTTTCTGGCGCAATTCTTCCGGGAAAATTATAACCGCTCCCTGGCTAACTTACCTTTTATTAACTCAGGAGTAGTTATTAATAAAATAGAAGTCTGGGTTACCAATAAAACGAACAATTTTACCAACGCCCGCGATATCATCGCTTTCCTGGACCTGGGCGAAAACGATCCTTATAACACGATTTTTACGGGCGGCAGTTCGTACACCCGCTTTCCCTCGGCATTTACCAACCCCTCTTTTCCGCGACCTTCCAATAACCTGCTGGAAATCATTCCACCCGGTTCGCGGAACTCCAATGACAATAGCATCGCCGGCTTTTTTGCCGGTTCGGGAGCCAGCGATAATTATGTGAAGCTTACCTATGCGCGTCAGCTAAACAGTACGGAATACAGCCTTCATCCCACGCTGGGCTATATTTCGCTGAACCAGCCGCTGAATGCCGATGAAGTACTCGCGGTGGCTTTCCGCTATACGGTAAATGGGGTGGAGTACCAGGTAGGGGAATTTTCCACCGATATTCCTAACGATCCGAATAGCCCGACCGTCCTCTATACGAAGCTTCTGAAAAACGAGACGCTTAAAACCAACCTGCCTACCTGGGACCTGATGATGAAGAACATCTATTCCCTGCAAGCTTTCCAGGTAGAACAGCAGGACTTCAGGCTGGACGTATTCCGGCTGGATGAATCAACCGGGGTGGAACAGCCGGTAATCGCGGAAGGATCCAGGACGGCGGGAAGGCCCTTTCTTCAACTGGTAAACCTGGACCGGATCAATGGTCAGCAGGCTCCTCAGCCTGACGGTGTCTTCGACTTTCTCCGGGACATAACGATAGACCCGGTTAACGGTCGGATCATCTTCCCGGTGGTAGAACCTTTCGGAGAGGACCTGGCCCGTCAGTTTGCACCAGGAGAAACCGCATTGATCAATAAATACGTATTCACGGAACTGTACGACTCCACGCGGTATGTGGCCGAACAGGCAGCTGAGGTGAACAAATACTATTTCAAGGGAACCTACCGCTCAGGCTCCGGTTCGGAATTCTCCCTTAATGCCATTAATGTGCCGCAGGGTTCGGTTGTGGTAACAGCCGGGACCACCCCGTTGATCGAAGGAGTGGATTATACGGTAGATTATAACCTTGGGCGCGTCCGTATACTCAATGAGGCCATCCTGAATTCGGGAATGCCGGTAAGCATTAAGCTGGAGAGTAATGAGTTATTCGGCCTGCAGTCCAAAACGCTTTTCGGGACAAGGCTGGATTACCAGGTAAACGATAAATTAGTATTTGGCGGAACCTTCATGAACCTGAAGGAACGCCCGCTCACGCCTAAAGTAAACGTGGGCGAGGAAGCTATTTCAAATACGATCTGGGGAGCGGATGCCAGCTACCGGTCAGATTCCCGCTGGCTGACGAAAATGGTGGATAAATTGCCCCTGCTGGAAACGCGGCAACCTTCCACCATTACTTTTGACGCGGAATTTGCCCACCTGGTACCCGGGCATGCGCGTTCACTGAACGTGGCCGGGAGCAGCGGAGGGGTTTCCTACATTGATGATTTCGAGACGAGCCGCTCCATTATCGACCTGAAGAATGCTACCAACTGGTATATTTCCAGTACCCCCTCGCTTTTTCCCGAAGCCACAGCAAGCAATGACCTGAGTTACGGGTTTAACCGGGCTTTGCTGGCATATTATAATATAGATCCGATCTTCTACAATAAGAACAGCAACCTGAATCCGGACAATATCCGGAATAATAAGGAGGTGCTGTCCAACCATTATGTGCGGGAAGTGCTGGAGCGGGAAGTGTTCCCGAATAAAGAGTCGATCAGCAGCCAGCCCAACGTGATCTCCACCCTTAACCTCACATTTTATCCCGACACCAGGGGGCCGTATAATTATACAACCGCCGGCCTGAACCCGGACGGTACCTTCATAAATCCCACTTCAAAATGGGGCGGGATTATGCGACGGATAGAGACCAGTGATTTTGAATCCCTGAACGTGGAGTTCGTGGAGTTCTGGATGCTGGATCCTTTCCTTGATGAGCCGGGCGCGGAGGGCGGGGACCTCTATTTTAACCTGGGGAACGTTTCTGAGGATATCCTCAAAGACGGGCGGAAAAGCCTGGAGAATGCCCTGCCCGTGGACGGTTCAGCCGACGACGTGGACCAGACAATCTGGGGCAAAATAGGGCGGACGCAGCCGGTGACGGATGCATTTGATAATAATCCTGATGCAAGGCGCCGGCAGGACGTGGGCCTTGACGGGCTGAACAGCCAGGAAGAAATGGACTTCTACCAGGGCTTCCTGCAACAGCTGCAGGCGGTGCTTCCTTCCGGCTCGCCGGGCCTGGAATCCGTATTGAACGATCCTTCTTCGGATGATTATGAGTATTACAGGGGCGGCGCACAGGACGAAAAGAACGCCTACATCCTGGAACGTTACCAGCGCTATAACGGCATGGAAGGTAATTCCAAGACCGCCCAGCAGTCGGTGGAAGACTTCGGCGTGGAGAACAGCGCTTCCACGCCCCTTCCGGATGCTGAAGACATTAACCGTGATAATAATTCCAGCCAGGCGGAATCTTATTACCAATACAAGGTATCGGTCCGCCCGGAGGATATGGAAGTGGGGAGGAATTATATTACCGATAAGGTCACTTCCCAGGTAAAGCTCGTGAACGGGAAGACCCAGGAAGTTACCTGGTACCAGTTCAAGATCCCCCTGCGGCAGTACACTTCTATGGTGGGCGGAATGGAAGATTTCAAGACCATTCGCTTTATCCGTATGTTCATGACGGGTTTCCAGGATACCACCATTTTGCGTATGGCCCGTCTGCAGCTGCTCAGAGGAGAATGGCGGAGGTTCAATTCGGAAAACAGCCTGAGCCGCCAGTTAAAGGATCCGGACCTGCCGGATAATGCTATTGATAATTCAGTACTGGACGTATCCACGATCAATATAGAAGAAAACGGTAACCGGCAGCCGATACCCTATGTGCTTCCTCCCGGTATAGAACAGGAACGGGTGGCCACCAGCTTCCGTGAAAACGTGCGTCAGAACGAACAATCCCTGGTGCTGGATGTAAAAGAGCTTGCCGATGGCTTTGCCCAGGCGGCTTTTAAGAACATAGAATTTGATTTCCGGTCCTATAAGAACCTGCAGATGTTCATTCACGCCGAAGGCGATCAGCTCATGAACGGAGATGTTACCGCCTTTATCCGGCTGGGCACCGATTACCAGGATAATTACTATGAATACGAGATCCCGATGCAGATCACGCCTCCGGGTACGACCGACAGGTCCCTGATATGGCCGTCTGCTAATGAACTCAATATTCGTTTCGAACAATTAATTGATGCAAAGCTTTCCCGGGAAGATGCCCGCTGGCCGGTAAATGAACCCTTTTACGTGAATGACGGCAATAATCGAATTACGGTAGAAGGGCAGCCAGACCTGAGCAAGATCAGGGTCATAATGATCGGGGTGCGCAACCGCCTGCAGAAACCTACCAATCCGGGTGATGACGGCCTTCCGAAAACCGCCCAGTTGTGGGTCAACGAACTGCGTCTTTCCGGCTTTGACGAAGAGGGGGGATGGGCGGCAAGCGCGCGGCTAAATGCCCAGCTGGCAGATTTTGCCAATATTACGCTTTCCGGAAGTAAGAGTACCTTCGGCTTTGGTTCCCTTGAAAGGCAGGTGGGTCAGCTGAACCGGTTTGACAACTCCCAGTTTGACATGGCTTCCAGCTTTGAGATCGGGAAGTTCTTCCCCGATAGCCTGGGAGTGAAGATTCCTATGTATGTATCCTATTCACAGGATGTTCGCAGGCCTGAGTATAATCCCCTTTCTCCCGATATTTTATTGAAGGATGCCCTTGACCGGCTTTCGGGCAGCAGGAAGGATTCCCTGCTGAAGATCACCGATGACGTGGTTACGCGCAAGAGCATCAACTTTACCAACGTCCGGAAGCTGCGGCTTGATCCGGAGGCGAAACCTCATTTTTACGATCTGGAAAATTTCAGCCTGACGTATGCGTTTTCAGAATTTAAACAGGAAGGATTTACCCTGGCAAATTCACTTAATAAAACTTACAAGGCGGCGCTGGCTTATAACTTCCAGGGGACGCCAAAGAACATTCGCCCCTTTTCAAATCTTTTCAAGGGGAAGGCCCTCGGGTTTTTAGGTGATTTTAACTTTACGCCCCTGCCTTCGGTAGTGGATTTTCGCATCGATATGGATCGTTACTACAGCGAGAACACGATCCGCGCGGCTGAGCCCGGTTCTTATTTCAGCACGCCTACCACTTACTTTAAGAATTTCCAGATAACGCGCCTGTACGGTTTGCGCTGGGACCTGGCAAGCTCCCTGCAGCTGGACTATACGGCCAGCAATATTTCCATCGTAGATGAGCCGGACGGCCCCATAACCGATGCCACACGGGATATCATCATGTCTAACCTGAAAAAACTGGGCAGGAATACGGATTTCAGCCAGGCACTGAACCTGACCTACAGCGTTCCGGTTAGCAAACTTCCTTACCTGGATTGGGTGAACCTTAATACCCGCTACAGCGTGCAGTATAACTGGCAGTCGGAACCCCTTGCCACCTTGTTAAACGATACCATCAGCCTGGGAAATACCATCCGGAACGAAAGGCAGATCCAGCTTAATCCACAGATCAATCTTGAACGGCTTTATGAAAAATTCGGGCTGCGCCCCCGCCGGCCGGCAAGGAATTCACGGGCCGATTCCGTGCAAAGAGGCGGTTCCGGAGGCGGCGCCGGCCAGTTTTTCCTTGGCTTGCTTACAAGCCTTAAAAATATAAGTGGTTCCTACAGCATCGCACAAGGCACCTTTTTACCGGGTTACCTCCCGGGCACGAACCTGTTCGGACTTGACCTGGACAGAAGCGCTCCCGGCTTGGGCTTTATCCTGGGCAGCCAGAAGGATATCCGTTTTAAAGCTGCCAGGAACGGCTGGCTTACGAGGGATGATAATCTGAACTCCCTTTATTATAAAACCCGGCGGGAAGATCTGAACCTGCGTGCCTTGATAGAGCCCTTCCCTGATTTCCGGATAGAAGTAACCGGCCTGCGCACTTTTTCATCAAATACACAGTCCAATTTCAGATTTGACCAGGACAATAATACGTTCCGGGAATTCAGCCCGGTAACCACGGGGAACTTCAATATTTCCACTATTGCGCTGAAGACCGCCTTTAAAAAGGAAAGAGGGATCACCAATTATTCGGAATTGTTTGAAGCCTTTAAGGCGAACCGGTTAACGGTATCCAGGCGCCTGGGAGCGGCCAACCCCTATTCCCAGGGGCTTGACAGCGCAGGCTATGCCGAAGGGTATGGAGCTACTTCACAGCAGGTACTGGTAAACGCATTCCTGTCCGCCTATCTTGGCAAGGATGCAAGTAACATGTCCCTCGATCAGTTTCCCAATATCCCGCTGCCTAACTGGAATGTGACCTATAACGGTTTAAGCAGGCTGCCCTTTTTCTCGGAGCTGTTTTCTTCGGTTATTATTAACCACGGCTACCAGTCCACTTATTCGATTGCTAACTACAACAGCCTTCTGCAATTCCGGAAAGACCAGAACGGGGTCGGGTTTGAAAAAGATATCCAGCAAAACTTTTACCCGGAATTTCAGCTGAATTACGTGAATATCGCTGAAAATTTTGTCCCGCTTATAGGAGCGGATATGCGGTTCAAAAATAATGTGACCGCCAATTTCGAATACCGGAAAGGGCGGTCGCTCAGTTTCAGTCTCGCTAATTCGCAGCTTGCTCAGCAAAGGGAGCAGACTATTGTAGGAGGCCTGGGTTACCGTACCACCCGTTTCCGGCTGCCCTTCGCCCTGTTCGGCCAAAGCCAGCTCAATAACGACCTGCTTTTCAAACTGGACGTAGCCCTTCGCTCTGACAGGCTGTTGATTTACCGGCTTGGCGAGGAAGACGCCCAGGTAGCCGGCGGGACCAAAACTTTCTCGGTGCGGCCTTCCATTGACTATATGGTGAACCAGCGGTTTAACCTGCGGCTATTTTTTGACCATAACGTGACCAGGCCGGAAACCTCTAATTCCTACCGTACCGCGTATTCAAATTTCGGGATCAACCTGCGCTTCAATATCGGGGGTTAA